Sequence from the Sphingobacteriaceae bacterium GW460-11-11-14-LB5 genome:
TACCACCACATCAGTATTTAAGCCTAATTTGTTTGCCCATTCCTCGCTCAATGTTCCCGCAGAAACATCAGAGGTATAGGTGTCGGTAAATAATTTAGCTCTGAAGCCGGCTAAAAGCGGATCAAGGCTGCTAAAGAAATCTTCTGGAGGTAAACCGTTAAATTCTTCTGCCCAAAGTGCTTTATGCCCTGCAGCACAACGGCTACGTTTCATTGTGCTAATGTCGTTTCCACCGCAAAGTAAAAACGGAATCCAGTCGCAATGCTCTACCCATGATGCTGCACCTTTTTTAATAGTCAAATCGACCCTTAAAATATGCAATAATTTAGACCAGAACCATTCTGACGAATAAATGCCGCCGACGTATTTCAGGTAGTTGGTATCGAATTTTGTGGCATGTTCATTAATTTCGGCAGCTTCTTTTACTGAGGTATGGTCTTTCCAAAGCACAAACATGGCATTTGGATTCTCTTCAAAATCTTTAGTTAAGGCAAGGGGAGTACCTGTTGCATCAACCGCAACCGGGCTCGAACCCGTTGTATCAACGGAGATACCTTTTACCAAATGTGCAATTTCAGCACCACCTGCTTTAGCCAGGCAATCTTTTATGGTGTGGGTTAAACCTTCAATATAATCTAGGGGATGCTGGCGGAACTGATTAACAGCGGGTTTACAGTATAAACCTTTCTGCCATCTTGGATAAAGAAAAACCGATGAGGCTATTTCTTTTCCGTTTGCGGTATCGACTAGAACAGACCGGACAGAATCTGTCCCGTAATCCACTCCAATTACATAGTTTGCTGTGCTCATAACAATAAATAAATGTCTAATTAACGTTTATTTTTTTGAAATAAGAAATTTTATTGATTTTTTAATCAAAAACCTCAATTTTAGATGGATACGACCACTATTTTGTTTATGGGTTTTGCACCTGGCTGGTAGATTAAGCTATTCTTTTTTCGCTGCAGGGTATAAAAATTTAAAGGAATTGGAAACCGCCTGATGCATGATGGTGGCATGATTCTCTTGGGGTAAAAAATCAAAATATACTTTTACATTTTTGTTTTTAAACCCTTTTATCTTTTCAGCCAATACATTTGCATCCACTTCCATTACCCTGGGTATTTCGGTTGGGGTAAGACCTTCTTTACCAACAGCAATGTAAACCGAAGTTTGCTGCTTAAAAGTACTTTCTTTGATTTTCGAATCTTGATTTAACAAGGAACCATTATTCCACCATAGGCTGGGGCTAATAATAATGTATTGATTAAAAAGTGCAGGTTTTTTGATTAGGATTTCAGTCGCCAGCAATCCACCTAAAGATTGACCGATGATGGTTTTATTTGTATTCGTTTTATATTTTGCCTGAATATAAGGCTGAAGCTCATTTTCTATAAAGGAAATAAATTTATCCGAATGACCTGTTGTAGGGTAGCTTTTCTTGTCGCGCTCAATTGATGTTGGAAAAGTAAAATCCCTTTTACGATCGACGGTTGCAATGCCCACTACAATTGATTTAGGAACCTGATTTACCCACTCGAAACTATTAAACTGCACAAGCCCTACAATATGGATAAAATCTTCATCAGCAGAACCATCGAGCAAATAAATTACCGGGTATTTTGTGGTATCATTTTGTTTATACCCTTCGGGTAGGTATATATTTAAAATCCTCTTTTCTGAGAGCGCTTTCGATTGTATTTCATCAATTACACCTAAAACAAAAGCTTTACTTTGAGCAGTATCATTTAATTTATTTTTTTGT
This genomic interval carries:
- a CDS encoding esterase; translated protein: MNKTFLLLLLTFSTALVFGQKNKLNDTAQSKAFVLGVIDEIQSKALSEKRILNIYLPEGYKQNDTTKYPVIYLLDGSADEDFIHIVGLVQFNSFEWVNQVPKSIVVGIATVDRKRDFTFPTSIERDKKSYPTTGHSDKFISFIENELQPYIQAKYKTNTNKTIIGQSLGGLLATEILIKKPALFNQYIIISPSLWWNNGSLLNQDSKIKESTFKQQTSVYIAVGKEGLTPTEIPRVMEVDANVLAEKIKGFKNKNVKVYFDFLPQENHATIMHQAVSNSFKFLYPAAKKE